The Candidatus Hinthialibacter antarcticus genomic sequence CGGCGACGCTGATTATCCGCGCACTGTCTGTTCAGGATGTTGAGTTAAAAGATTGGCTGGTTGTGTTTGGCCGCGAACTACTAACAGGTCTGTTGCTTGGCGCTTTTTTGGGAATCATTGCGATGCTTCTCGTTGTTTTGTGGCCCGGCGCGGAGACCTTATTCGGCGCCAATTATATTATGTTCGGATTCACCATTAGTTGCGCTGTTGTTGGCGTGGTGACGGCGGGCGCGGTGATTGGCTCTATGCTTCCATTTCTTTTATCCGCATGGGGCGTTGATCCGGCGTTGGCTTCAACGCCGCTTGTCGCGACGTTGGTTGACGCACTGGGCGTTGTCATATTGTTTTCGGCGGCGTTATTGATTCTCGCTTGAATAATTCAAACACAAGGCGCTTATGACGACTTACGCCTATACCTTTCGTGAACGAGCGCTGAACGCCATTCAACGATACGGCATGTTGAAGAAAGGCGCGCGTCCGCTGTTGGCTGTATCCGGCGGCCCTGATTCTGTCGCGCTGCTGGATGTGTTCTCCCGCTTACAAGATGAACTCAACCTGGATATTCACGTTTGCCATGTCAATCATGGATTGCGCGGCTCAGCATCTTTTGAAGACGAACGCTTCGTTGTCCAACTGACGGGGCGTTATATTCTTCCACTCACCGTACGCCGGTTTGAGCCGGATGAAATTGAAACAATCCGCGCAGGCAATCTGGAAGAAGAAGCGCGCAATTTGCGCTATCAAAAACTCATCCATACCGCAGAAGAACTCAACCTGTCGCCCATCGTGACGGGCCATACTTTGAGCGACCAGGCGGAAACCGTATTACACCGGATTGTTCGTTCCAGCGGCATAACCGGTTTGAGCGCGATTGCTCCTATGCGAAATGATGTCGAGCCTCCGGTTGTGCGTCCTTTGATTTCGCATACCCGCGACGAGATCATGCAGTATATTCAAGAAGAAAAACTCGAATATTGCCGCGACCAGATGAATGAGGAACTGGCGTTTACGCGAGTGCGAATTCGTAAGGAATTACTACCGCTGATTCGAGATACATTAAACCCGAACATTGAAGAAGCGCTTGGCCGGCTCGCGTGCGTCGCGCAAGAAGAAGAAACCTTTTGGAACCAGTGGATAGACGGCGTACATCAGCAGATTGGCGAGGCGGAAGAAGACTCGCCGGCCGACCGGGAGCGCTTTTTGCGTCTAAGCCGGGCCGAGCAGCGCCGATTGCTGCGGCGATATATTCAAACGTATAACGTCGATCTCTCATTCGTGAATGTTGACGATTCAATCGAATTGCTGATGGGAGAAAAACCGCAAGGCGAAATTCATATCAGCAGCGAAGTCCGCTTGTATCGGCGTTATGACCGCTTCTATTTTGCGGGGCCATCTCTGCCAGCCGAGCCAATGACTGAGATTGTGTTGAAGGCGCCGGGTGTGACGGTGATTTCTGACTTGCGCATCGAAGCCGTTGTTCAGGAATTTCCCGCTGAGGTGAAGCACCTGCCCCCGCAGGGCGCCTGGGTCGGAGAATTTGACGCAGGCAAAGTCATGCGCCCCATCACGGTCCGTACACGTAGGGACGGCGACGTGATTCGTCCGCTCGGCATGAGTGGAACCAAAAAGATCAAAAAAATATTGCAAGAAAAACAAATTCCTCAAGAAGAACGTGAACGCCTCCCGCTGGTATTTATGAACAATGAAACGGCCTGGGCGCCGGGATGTTGCCTCTCTCAATCATTTTGCGTTGACCACAACACTCAAACCATTTTGCGAATTGTCATTCGGAAAATCTAACGATGCTCTACGTTATGCTTGCTGCTGGATTTCTTATGTTGTTTTTTGGCGGTGAAGCATTAATTCGCGGCGCCGCATCGTTAGCAAAACGCATCGGCGTTTCTCCATTGGTGATCGGTTTAACTGTAGTGGGCTTTGGTACGTCAATGCCGGAAATGGTGGTGAGCGTTCAGGCGTCGCTTGTAAAACAACCTGATATCTCCGTCGGAAACGTGGTTGGAAGCAACATCGCCAATATTCTATTAATACTGGGCGTCACTGCGATCATATCCCCTCTGAAATGCAAACCTGCTTTGTTGTACCGCGACTCTAGCATCATGGTTGCCGCCACTATTTTCTTTGTTACCATATCGTTTTGGGGAACGATCGGGGCTGCGACCGGCGTATTCATGTTGGCGTCATTGGCGGCGTTTATTTTTTACACCTATTGGTCAGAAGCAAAGTGGAACGCCCCTTCAGCCGAACTCCGAACGCAAACCGCTGATTTGGCGCCGCAAGAATACAACATCATTTTCAGCATGACGTTAATCGTGATCGGCCTTGGGTTGTTAATTGCAGGTTCACGTTTTTTTGTCGGCGGCGCAGTCGGTTTGTCGCGCCAGTGGGGCGTTCCCGAAGCGATCATCGGGCTTACTCTGGTCGCAGTCGGAACTTCGCTTCCTGAACTTGCAACATCAGTTCTTGCTGCATTTCGCGGTCAAAGCGATGTCGCCGTCGGTAACATCATCGGCAGTAATATTTTCAATATATTGGGAATACTCGGCGTTGCGTCCATCATAGCGCCTATTGCAGTCTCTTCTCAAATTGCTACCTTTGATAATTGGGTGATGCTCAGCGTCGCGCTTTTGTTATGTTCGTTCATGTTTACCGGATGGAAAATCAGCCGCTGGGAAGGCGCTATTTTTTTAGTGGTATATTGCGTATACATATTTATCTTGTATTAGTTGAGTAAGATCGAATTGAAGCAGGAATAATGAAAATACGCATATTGGAATGATGATGACTAAATGCGAACCGGCGCCGCATATCGTGATGCTTCACAAAGCGTATCCCCCGTGGGTGGGCGGCGTGGAGCGGCATATTCGCGATGTGAGCGAGGCGTTGGTTGAACGCGGGTGGCGCGTAACTGCGCTCGTCTGTAATGACGCGCGGTTTGAAACCCGCGAATGGCGCGGCGGCGTTCGGGTCATTCGCGTCCCGCGATGGGGAAGCGTGTTATCGCAGCCGTTAACGACTCGGTATGCGCACTGGCTAAAGCGCCTGAAACCGGATATCGTCCATGCTCATACGCCGTTTCCGCTGGCGTGGCTGATGGTCAGGCGTGTCCCGAAATCAACGCCCGTCATCTGCACTTGGCATAGCGACATTGTCCGGCAAAAAGCGATCATGCCGCTGCTGCGTCCATTTGAATTAGGATTTCTAAAGCGTTGCAACCAGATCGTTGCGACTTCGCCGCGATTGATTGAATTTTCCCGTGCATTGCGCCCAGTGAAAGACCGATGCGTATCTATTCCATTGAGTTTGCCGCCTTGCGGTCACAACAAACTGAGCAATGCTATCGCTTTTTCAGAAACCCAGCCGGAGCACGCGAAACCTACCTTATTATTTGTTGGACGCTTGGTTGGCTATAAGGGCTTGAAGTATCTTATACAAGCAATGAAATCACTCGACGCCCATCTATTGATCGCTGGCGACGGCCCGTTGCGGGGCGTATTACAAACTCAGGTGGAACGCGCGGGACTCGCTGACCGAATTTCATTTCTTGGGTATGTTGATGATGAGACAAAGCGAAGTTTATATCGCGCGGCGGACGTATTTGTCTTGCCTTCGGTTTCAGCCAATGAAGCGTTTGGCTATGTGCTGCTTGAAGCCATGAGCGAAGGGCTTCCAGTGGTGACTTGCGATTTGCCGACTGGAGTTTCGTATGTGAATCAACATCAACAAACGGGCTTGATTGTTCCACCCAAAAATGCGGACGCATTAAGAGAAGCCATACAGCTATTAATCAGCGATATATCATTGCGGCGCGAATATGGAGCGGCTGCCCGGCGGAGAGTTGAGTCGGAATTTGATTTCAATCGAACTCTTGATTCGCTTGAGGCGGTTTACCGTCAGTCGCTGCCGGGTTGAATCCGCTGATTTTCCGGCATGATTTCATCTGCAATTATTGTGATCCGTCGCAGTTCATTTTGGACTTCAAGGCGTTTTGCTTCCATTACTGTTTTGTCTGCATCGGCTGGAACTTCGATTGGGTTTCCAACAACCTGGCGGATTTTTCCGAAGGGCAGGGGGGCAATGAACTTGTCCCAACTTTTGTGAAAACGAATGCATCGGCTGCTTGACCAGGCAACAGGCAAAATGGGGATCTTCGCCAAGTGCGCCAATTGAACGATTCCTGCGTGAGCAACTTCTCGCGGACCGCGCGGCCCATCGGGGGTGATCGCGGCGCATTTTCCATCTTTTAAGTGATGCAATAAGTCTCGGAGTCCACCGACGCCCCGGTTCGAACTCGAACCCCGGCTTGCATGGAAACCAAAACGGTACATGGTTTGAGCGATGAACTCACCGTCCCGGCTTTGTGAAACCAGCGTCGAGATTTTTGTGTTTTTGTAATAGTAAAGAGGAAATATCTGGCAGCTGTGCCAAAAACAAAAAATGAATGGGCCGTCTTCTCGAATTTGTTTCTTCGTGAATGGCCTGCCGATTGCTTCAAAGCGGTTTGTGATCCCGACCGCCTGAATATAGGCGTAGGCGGCGTAAGAAGCGAGAATTGGGACGCGATTTGAATCAGACATGCTTTATCGTTATCGCTAACGGAGTTCTGCGCGGCGCACTTCGCGGTCCATATCGCGGCGCTTAATGTCTTCACGCTTGTCAAATTGCTTTTTGCCTTGCGCCAATGCAATATCGAGTTTGGCTTTGCCCCGGGTAAAGTAAATTCGCAATGGAACCAGCGTATAGCCTTTTTGCTGGACTTTGCCAAACAAACGCACGATTTCGCTTTTGTGCATCAGGAGTTTGCGGCGGCGCTTGGGGTCATGATTAAAAACATTGCCCTGTTCATAGGGGCTGATATGGCAATCGTATAAGAAGATTTCTCCATTATTGATGCTGGCGTGGCTATCTTGCAGGTTGGCTTTTCCTTGACGCAACGATTTGACTTCGGTGCCTTGCAAAACGACGCCAACCTGGAAGGTTTCTAGAAAATGATAGTCATATCGCGCTTTTCGGTTTTGCGCGACGATCTGTTTTGGATTGTCTTCTGAGTGTGCTTTTGACATAATTAATTCATTCTATATTTCTGGCAATCATCATGCGTGTATTTATTGTAAGAATCAATGCCTTACGTGTTTGTGGGTCAAGTCTCCCGACAATCTTCGTTTTTGCGTTGCCTCACGATATGATGACCGTTGTTGATGATATGGAAACATGTTCATCTACGCATGGGAATACTTCATCGAAAGGTAACAATTAAATGATGTTAGACGCGCTGAAATCACGAATCAAAAACCGCGAAGCTGTCGTCGGGGTGGTGGGGTTGGGTTACGTTGGGTTGCCCATCGTGATGATTACGACGCAAGCAGGATTCCGAACCATTGGGTTTGATATAGATAACAAAAAAGTTGAGTCCTTACAAAAAGGGGAATCTTATATTCACCATATTCCCTCAGACGATATCAAAAAATTACGCGATGGCGGTTTGTTTGAAGCGACCACTGCGTATAAGCGTTTATCCGATGTGGATGCAATTCTCATTTGCGTACCAACGCCGTTGAACGAATTCCGCGAGCCTGATCTCGCCGCCGTTGATGCAACCGCAGATGCGATTGCTGAAACGCTTCGTAAAGGGCAGCTGGTTATTTTAGAAAGCACGACCTACCCCGGTACCACAGAAGAACGCATCCGTCCGCGTTTAGAAGAAAAAGGCTTTAAGGCGGGTGAAGATTTCTTCTTGACCTATTCGCCTGAGCGTGAAGACCCGGGCAGAAAAGACCATACCACCCGAACGATTCCGAAGGTGTTTGGCGGGACAACGCCAAATTGTCTTGATGCGGGTACGACCTTATATGAATGTATTTTTGAAACGGTTGTGCAAGTATCCTCGACGCAAGCGGCGGAATTGACGAAGTTGCTGGAGAATATTTTCCGCTCCGTCAACATCGCTTTAGTGAACGAACTCAAAATGCTCTGCGACCGCATGGACATCGACGTGTGGGAAGTCATTGGCGCCGCGTCAACCAAACCGTTTGGCTACCAACCATTTTATCCTGGCCCTGGATTGGGCGGACACTGTATTCCCATAGATCCATTTTATCTTACTTGGAAAGCGCGCGAGTATGAATTTTCGACCCGCTTCATTGAGCTCGCTGGCGAAGTGAATACGGGAATGCCGCGTTTTGTCGTCGGTAAATTGGTCGAAACATTAGCGAAATCCGGCGTCTTAATTAAGGACGCTAAAATTCTTGTCCTTGGCGTTGCATACAAAAAAGACGTTGATGATGTGCGCGAATCGCCTGCGCTTAAGGTCGTTGAAATAATGAAAGAATGGAATATGGATGTGAGTTACCATGATCCGTATATTCCTGTGTATCCCAAAGGCCGCCATGGCGATCTTGGGCTTTCTTCGGTTCCTCTCACGAAAGAGACAGTAGAAAATTCGGACGCGGTATTTATCTTGACCGACCATAATTGCATCGACTATTCGTGGGTGGTTGAACACGCAAAGATAGTAGTTGATACGCGCAACGCCACCAAAGACGTTGCAAATCACCGGGAGAAAATAGTTAAGGCGTAATGATGAACCAAGAGACGTCGCGGGAGCAGGTCGCTCATGATCTGAAACGCTACTATCAGACTAGCACGCTTTACCGCGACGATCTTCAGACGCATGATGAGCGTTTTCTGGAGCCGTATCTCATATTAATTGAACGCTACGTTCAACCGCCTGCGCGTGTGTTGGACGTAGGCTGCGGGACGGCGCTTTCAACCCGGATGTTGATGCAGCGCGGGTTTGATACCGTTGGCGTTGACCTTTCGCCGCTGTTTTTGCGCGTCGAAAAAGAAAGCCATCCCGCGACGGATTTGTCTGCTGCCGACGCGACCCAACTTCCATTTGAGGACGAGTCGTTCGACGTGGTTGCTGCGTTTGAATTTATTGAACACGCGCCGAATGTTCCCGCGTTGTTGGATGAACTCAAACGTGTGCTGCGGCCGCAAGGATTCTTATTCTTTCATTCGCCAAACCTCATCTCACCCTACCTGCCCGCGTATGACATCGCCCGAATGATGTGTGGCGGAGAGGGGCGCCCCGTGTTTGCTGAGACTCTTTCGCAAGCCTGGGGATGGTTGGGTGGAAATTTAATGTTATCTCTTAAAAAATGGGCGCATCCAAAACCCGGCTTTACCTACCGGGACCCGGATTTGTCCGAACGCCGCATCGGAGGCGACGCCGACAGCGTCTATCTGGCAAACCCGCTGGATTTGGCGTCGTATTTAAAACGACATGGGTTTATCATTGACCAACGCGCTCATGCCATGAGCTTTAAGAACAAAGTCTTGGCTGCGGTAACGCCGAATTTTGCGCCTTACATGGGATTGGTCGCCCACAAACGGAGCCGAACATGAGAGGCAAGAACGCGCCCATTCTAGAAGCTCGCTCGTTGGTGAAGCGCTTTGGCGCCCGCACTGTGGTGAATCAAGTAAGCGTTGAAGTTCACGCCCGCGAAATTGTAGGACTGTTAGGCCCTAACGGAGCAGGCAAGACAACCTCGTTCCGTATGATTATGGGTATCTTGGCGCCGGATGATGGAGAGATTTTTCTAGACGGCGTCGATATCGCCCGGCGAACATTAACGCAACGCGCGCGCATGGGCGTCGGGTATTTGGCGCAAGAGCCGTCCATCTTTCGCCGTCTGACCATTGAGCAAAATATCATGGTTGTGTTAGAAAACATGCCCTTAAGCGCATCCGAACGCAATGCGCATTGTCGTCAATTGCTTAAAGAAGCCGAACTCACTCACCTATTGGGCCGCAAGGCGGAGACGCTTTCGGGCGGCGAAAAACGCCGATTAGAAATTTGTCGCGCCTTGGCTGCGCGCCCTCGAATCTTACTACTGGATGAGCCGTTTTCCGGCGTGGACCCGATTGCGGTGTCGGAACTACAAGACATCATTCAAAAACTCAAAGAACGCGGTCTTGGTATTTTGATTACCGACCATAGCGTACGTGAAACGTTGGAAGTGACTGACCGCTCTTACATTATTCACGAAGGCAAAATCCTCACCCAGGGTTCCGCAAATAAACTGGTCAAAGACCCCATTGTGAGAGAGACATACCTGGGTGAAAAGTTTTATTATCGTGACGAAAAGTAATTAGAGAGAATCCGTATTTTCGAGTCTCGCATATAATGTGGGTAAACTTGTTATAGGAAATGATTGTGCGCAAAAGCAGCCCAAAGGAAATTGAAGAGCGGATTCAAGAGTTTAATTCCCTTTGCCGGGAACACGGCCTCAAAGTAACTCATCAAAGAATTGAAATCTATCGCGCGTTGCTTGAATCAGACGATCATCCGACTGCGGAAGATGTCTATAACCGCATTCGCGATAAAATTCCAATGGTTTCGGTTGACACCATTTACCGCACACTCGCGCTCTTTGAAGAACACAAACTTATTTCACGAGTTCAGTGCTTATCAGATAAAGGGCGCTTTGATAAAAATTTGGATAAACACCACCATTTTATTTGCGTAGAATGTAAGTCGGTTTTTGATTTTTATTGGCCTGAATTTGAGAAAATTTCTTTGCCCAAAAGCGCAAAAGAATATGGCAAGATTATGAATGAAAAAGTTGAACTGATGGGCGTCTGCAATAAATGCCAAAATTACAATGAGTGAATCTCCCCTAGATTTTTTCTGCATTGCAAATAAGAGCAATTCTTTTTAAAGATTATATATTATCTGGGTGGAGGGGACAACGTGCTGTCTAATTCAATTGAATTTCAACGACATGGATGTCGCGTTCGCGATCTTTGGCGGTTGTGATGATGTTGCCCTCTGCGTCTGACGCGACGCTTTGTCCGCCATAAATCCAACCCGTCCATGGACCTTTGCTGATGGCGCCGACAAGGTCGGTTCCGACTAACGGGGCGCCGATGGTCAACGCTGCGCGGGATACCGTCTTCTCGAGTTCTTCTCCATGGCGCGGCCATTTGTCTTCCGGCGCCGCCCATCCATACGGAACAAGCACTAAGTTGGGTTTTAATTTTGCCATTCGTTGAAGGTTTTCTTCAATGAAACTATCCGCGCAAATCAACAATCCAATTCGCCCGAATTTTGTATCAACAACTTTGATGTCGGTTCCAGGCTGATAAGACGGCGTCATCAATTCGGAGAGGATATTCATCTTGCGATGCTTGAGGAGGATACTCCCTTGATCGTCGATTAGAATCGCAGAGTCATGTAAATCGGCGCCATTTTTTTCCGCAAGGCCGATACAGATATAAATAGAATAATGTTTCGCCAATTGGCAGAGCCGGTTGCTGTCGTCGCCCGGGATGGGGAACGCCCGCTCATGAGCGTCGCTGTTGACCCAGCCTAAAATCGCGGTTTCTGGAAAGCAAATAATCTCTGCATTTGAGGCTTTCGCTTCCTGTATCGCGTTTTCAATGCGTACAAAATTTCCTTCGCGGTCGCCGTCGAGGCAGAAGATTTGCGCCATCGCCACGCGGACGGAATCTGGAGGATTTGACATAGACTGCTCCTTCTTTGACGGCGTAATGACCGCGCTGGTGAGTAAGCGAAAGGCTTCGTTCAGCGGGTGAGGCTCTTCGGGCATATCGCCGATGCGTGAATCGTTCCACGAAATGACGATATCGAGGCCGGGCAAGACTGCCATGCCGCGCATTCCATTGCGGTGGCCCAGGGCGGAGAACACGTCATGCGGCGCATCAGGCCAGCGCCGTTCGCTTTTTGCATTGACGCCGTTGATCCACCATAGCCAACTATAACTACCAACATGGTCGCATTGATTATCGGGGATGCGCTCAGAGCCAAGTGAACGCTGGCCTGCAATCATATCCGCTGCTTGTTTTCCTGCTCGCGGAAGGTCGGCGGGCAAGGGTGAAGTGATCGCTTGTTTGGCTAACGCTGCATCGAGTAAGCGCTTTTCGCCCCATGCTCCATCATGTTGATACAACAGCCCAAAGCGGGCAAAGTCTCTCGGCGAAATCGAGACGCGGCCCGGACGATTTCCTGACCCGAAGGCCATCATACTGGGATTGTCCTGACATTGAATCAAATCAGTGAGCATTGGATGAAATACGGTTTCATCCACATTTTCAAACTCTGCTTTGTAAACGCCTTTAAACAGGCTGTCCCAGAAAAGCGCCATCTGCCAGTCGTTATAGGCGAATGCGGTTCCAGGGGCTTCAACCAACCCATAGCAAGAAATCTGGTTCGCCATGTGTCGCCATGTGATTTTACGGTCAGGATATCCCTTGTCAGCATTAATGTCATTCAGGCGAGGCTCTAATTCAACAACGGGCTGGTCGAGGTTGGGGATGCGCTTGTCTTCCAGCGCTTTAAACAGAAAATGCGAAAACAACGGTTTACAGGCGGAGGCCACGTCGCCGCGTTTTTTATAATTGCCCCATGTATAAACCTGGTATCCATGCCGGGCGATGAAACCGCGTCCGCCGAGGTATTCGGCGACTTTGTCTAATGTCGCTTGCTCTAGTTCGACTTCTTGCGGAGAACGCGTTTTCCATTCAGCGCCGGGAAGCGTTTGCTCAAGCGCGAACGCGGGAAGTCCAAGCATGATTGCCGCAATTAGTCCCCAGTATTTCATTCTCTAATCTCCCTGCGTATTTTTTACACTGTATCAAAAATAGCGGAAAGCATCCAGGTAGTTTTACTGCAATGGCTTTGCGTGAGTATGTTGCCTGTGGTATTTTGGTGCAAGCATGAATTGAACATTGGGAGGCATCCATGAACGAGAATAACAATCAGAAATCAAAACGGCGAGACTTTATTCAATCTTCAGCAGTTGGCGCAGCGGGCTTGGTGTTAGTTAGCCCCAAAACGGCGTTCAGCGCGACGGCGAATTCAAAAATCGAGTTTGGCGTCATTGGCTGTGGAGGCCGTGGGCAGTTTATCACGCGAAAATTATTTCAAAATGCAGAAGATGACGTGCAGATTGTTGCCATACAAGACCCGTTTAAAGACCGCACCACTCAAATGACAGACCGCTACCCCATTGATGATGCGCGGGTCTATACGGGTATGGACGCTTACAAGGGATTGCTCGATCAGAACCTCGACGCAGTCGTCGTCACCAGCCCACCGTATTTTCACCCTCAGCAAGTCAAGGAGGTAGTCGATGCAGGCAAGCACGTCTGGATCGCCAAGCCGGTGGCGGTGGATGTCCCCGGGTGCCAAAGTATTTTAGAGAGTTCCAAAAAAGCGAAGGGCAAGTCGAATTTTCTGGTTGACTTCCAGACTCGCAATAGCCCGAATTTTAAAGAATGTATGAAGCGCGTCCATGCGGGCGCTATCGGCGAGCCAGTCTTGGGGCATGTCTACTATCATGCTGGACGGCTTGGCGCGCGTCCGTCAGAGGGGATGTCGAAAGGCGAGGCTCGGCTACGCAATTGGATGTTCGATATCAAACTTTCAGGCGATATTATCGTTGAACAAAATGTTCACGTTTTAGATGTTGGTAATTGGTTCCAGAAAGACGCGCACCCAATCAAAGCCGTCGGTACCGGTGGACGCAAAGCGCGGACGGACATCGGAGATTGCTGGGACCATTTTGTGATTGCCTTTACCTATCCAAACGATGTGAAAATCGACTTCAGTTCCGCGCAGTTTACCAAAGGCTATGACGACCTCTGCGCCCGCATGTATGGCAGCAAAGGCACGGCGGAGACGCACTACTGCGGCGCGCAGTGGGGCAGAGGCCCGGTTTCGATCTTCGGCGACAACCCCTGGCCGGGCGTCGAACGCGACAACACTTGGGATAGCGGCGTCGATAATAATGTGAAAGATTTCATCGCGGGCGCCCGCTCTGGCAAATTCGTGAATCACGGCGACTATGCGGTCAGTTCAACTCTCACAGGCGTCTTGGGGCGCACCGCCGCCTATTCTGGCGAAGAAGTCACCTGGGATGAAATGATGAAGAAGAACGAAAAGTTTGACGCAGGACTGAAGTTGTAAGCCGGGTAGGGTGGGCGCAAATTGTATAGCAATTTAGCCCACCCTATTACTCCATTATTATGGCGTACGTTTCAATAACACTCCCAGTTGGCGGCGGCGGATTCCTCGTTGATCGTCGCAACATAGACGTCATGTCCCCAATATGTTGCAGGAAGGCTTATTTCTGATTCGTCTTCGGGAACTAAGGGATAACCGACAGAAAATGCCACGTTAGAACCATCGTAAGACGGATAAAACCAGCTAGAGACACTCAT encodes the following:
- a CDS encoding carbon-nitrogen hydrolase family protein translates to MKYWGLIAAIMLGLPAFALEQTLPGAEWKTRSPQEVELEQATLDKVAEYLGGRGFIARHGYQVYTWGNYKKRGDVASACKPLFSHFLFKALEDKRIPNLDQPVVELEPRLNDINADKGYPDRKITWRHMANQISCYGLVEAPGTAFAYNDWQMALFWDSLFKGVYKAEFENVDETVFHPMLTDLIQCQDNPSMMAFGSGNRPGRVSISPRDFARFGLLYQHDGAWGEKRLLDAALAKQAITSPLPADLPRAGKQAADMIAGQRSLGSERIPDNQCDHVGSYSWLWWINGVNAKSERRWPDAPHDVFSALGHRNGMRGMAVLPGLDIVISWNDSRIGDMPEEPHPLNEAFRLLTSAVITPSKKEQSMSNPPDSVRVAMAQIFCLDGDREGNFVRIENAIQEAKASNAEIICFPETAILGWVNSDAHERAFPIPGDDSNRLCQLAKHYSIYICIGLAEKNGADLHDSAILIDDQGSILLKHRKMNILSELMTPSYQPGTDIKVVDTKFGRIGLLICADSFIEENLQRMAKLKPNLVLVPYGWAAPEDKWPRHGEELEKTVSRAALTIGAPLVGTDLVGAISKGPWTGWIYGGQSVASDAEGNIITTAKDRERDIHVVEIQLN
- a CDS encoding Gfo/Idh/MocA family oxidoreductase; amino-acid sequence: MNENNNQKSKRRDFIQSSAVGAAGLVLVSPKTAFSATANSKIEFGVIGCGGRGQFITRKLFQNAEDDVQIVAIQDPFKDRTTQMTDRYPIDDARVYTGMDAYKGLLDQNLDAVVVTSPPYFHPQQVKEVVDAGKHVWIAKPVAVDVPGCQSILESSKKAKGKSNFLVDFQTRNSPNFKECMKRVHAGAIGEPVLGHVYYHAGRLGARPSEGMSKGEARLRNWMFDIKLSGDIIVEQNVHVLDVGNWFQKDAHPIKAVGTGGRKARTDIGDCWDHFVIAFTYPNDVKIDFSSAQFTKGYDDLCARMYGSKGTAETHYCGAQWGRGPVSIFGDNPWPGVERDNTWDSGVDNNVKDFIAGARSGKFVNHGDYAVSSTLTGVLGRTAAYSGEEVTWDEMMKKNEKFDAGLKL